The DNA segment TGTGTACGCTGAAGAATGCGACCGGCCTGCGTGTCCCGATTCGTGCCCGTCCATCGAGCAGGTCCGCAAGGGGAACGTCCTGGACGAGACCGACCAGGGAGAGTGACAGAAGGTCGCCACGAACGGTGAGTTCCGGACCAACACCGTCGATGCGAGCCGATGGGTCGTACGTCTGTGCAGTTGCGCTCTGTGGAACGGCCCCGCCGTCGGCTTCCGGTGCCTGTTCTCCAGTCAGTGCTTCGTAGGCCCGTTTAATGCGCAAAAACCGCTCTCGAGAGCCACCCTGGTCTGGGTGGTGTCGTTTTAACAGCACCCGATAGGCACGCCTGATCTCACTCCGGGAGGCATCAGGCGAGAGACCGAGCGTTTCGTAGTGGCTCTCCATCTACTGCAGATAACCGTCCACGCAAAAATGAGTCTTTCCGTGTTACTGCGGTTCGATGATGAGTTCTCCATCATTCGAGACCGTAATCTCGTAGCCACAGTACTGAAATCGAACGGTAATCGGTTGCTCGTGCAGCAGTTTGTCGCTGTCGCCTGCGAGCAGTGTATCCAGTGCCTGTGGATCGACCGCCGTATGCAACGGCGGGTACTCCGGTGGACAGAGATCAGCAACGTCGACGCCCTCTTTCTGTGCAATATGCTCGACGATCACGAGACTGGGGTCTGTGTGAAAAGCCGAACCGATAGGATCTTCCCCCGTTCCCATTCTTGGAAACACTAACGAGAGTCCACTGTTAAATCTGTCTTTTTCGGACCTTCTCTCTCGATAACTATTTTCCGGTGAAAGGCGGTTTGCTCGAGTGCCACGACGGTTCCACTACGCTTCGGTGTCACTCGAGGCCGTCTGGGTTGCTCGCCCGTTTGATCGTCGTCCAGTAGATTCCGGCGAGGACGACGATGCCGCCAGCGACCGTTATCAGGTCCGGAACCTCGGTTAACAGGACGAACGCGAGGATGGTCGAGCCGACGGGTTCGCCCAGCCAGGCGACACTCACGACGACTGACTCGAGGTACTTGAGCGTCCAGTTGACGACGGTGTGACCGAACACCCCGGGGCCGACCGCCATCGCCAGAAAGAGCAGCCACTCACGTGGCGGGTAGGCCAGATACTCGTGGCCCTGAACGCCGACGAGTGCGAGCAGCGTGATGGTACAGGCCGTGTAGACGACGGTAACGTACGGGAACAGTGAGACGCGCTGGCGGATCGACCGGCCCGCGAGCACGTATCCTGCGACCGTAACCGCCCCGAGGACGGCGAGTGCGTTTCCGTACCACGTTGCGTCAGCAACGGGTGCGTCTCCCGCGCCGCCGAACGACATCGCGGTTGCGCCGGCAAATGCGACGAGCAGGCCGGCAACCGTCGTTCGGCCGATTCGCTCGTCGAGCACGAGCCACGCGCCGATAGCGACGAACAGCGGTTGGGTTTGAACGAGCGTTACGCTCGCGGCGACGCTCGTGTAATTCAGACTTTCGAACCACGCCGCGAAGTGAATCGCGAGGGCGATACCGGCGATAGCCGCCAGCCCGAGATCACGGGCCGAGAGCCTGGCAAACTCGTGGCGGTAGCGGACGAACGCGACCGGCGCGACAAGCAACGTGGTAAACAGCACGCGATACAGCGCCGCGATCGAACTCGGGGCAGCGCTCCAGCGGACCAAAATCGCGCTGGTGCTCGCCGCAAAGACGGCAAACGCGAGCGCGACGGTCGGGGTAACCTCGAGGTCGGCCTGACGGAACACGTCGCTCACATACGTGACCGGGGTGAAAGCAGTATCGAATCCGCCGAGATTGAGTAACCCGAAGGGTTGCGATGTTCGGCGAGTTCACTGACTGAGACGGTTTACTGTAGTCTCTTACAGATGATTGCCGGCGTCGTGCGGGCAATCACCGGTAAAAAGTTACAGTAAACCGTATGACTCGAGCGAAACGAGAGAGGGGAAGTGAACTCGCCGAGAATCACTCACTCTGGAGCGGCCGGTGGTTCGAGTGTGGAGGTCGACTCGAGTGCCTCACGCGTCCGGGCGTGGCGGTCGCGAAACATGCCCTCGAAACCGAGTTCCGAAAACGGGCTGAGGGGATCGGTGAACCCACCTACTGGGAGTTCGTATTCGACGTGATCTCTGAGGACCGTCTCCGAGCCGTCGGCGAAAAACGAGTGGGTGTGGACCCACGTTTTGAACGGGCCGTGCACCATCTCGTCGACGAAGTATGCCCGGCCAGGTTTCTCGACTCGCTCGGTGATCACCGACGTCCAGTACTGGCGCGGGCCAACGCCGAACGGACGGATTGAGAGCGAGAGCTCCGACCCGGCCTCGAGTATCTCCGGGTCCGAGTCGCCGTCCGGCCCCATGACGGACTCGACCCGCAATCCCATCCAATCAGGAGTCAGTCGTTCGAGTCCGGCCGATGTCGAGTGAAACTGCCAGACGTCGTCGAGGGGTGCGTCGATTCGTGTCTCACGCTCGTAGGTGGCCATACGCAGGATACGGGCTCGAGGGTAAAAACGATGAAACCTACGAGTGGTGGGACGACTCCACGACGGAGTACTAGAACTACTTGAGTCGCTCCTGCAAGAACGAGGGGTGGGCCGCGGTGACGCCGTCTATTTCGAGGATATGGGTCGCAATAATATCGCCGAGTTCGTCGCCGTCCGCTGCTCGTACTTCGGCCATCAGCATGTGGTCTCCGCTCGAGCTATAGAGTGCCTCCACTTCCTCGAGCGCTTTCAGGGCCCGTGTTGCCTCGACGTAGCGTTCGCTGGCGACGTCGATGCCGACCAGGGCGATGGTCTGACTGGAGAGCTTTTTCGGGTCAACGTCGGCGGAGTAGCCAACGATGACGCCGTCCTCTTCGAGTTGATTGATGTATTTCCGAACCGTGGGCTTCGAGACGTCTGCCCGTGCAGCGATTTCGGCGTACGACGCCTGGGCATCGTCCTCGAGCACCTCGAGGATACGGTCTTCGGTGGGGCGGGTACTCATACCCTTACTTTTCCTCGGATAGAAAAATATCTTTTGAATCGGTAAACACAGACTCGTCATCGACCGTGATGTTACTGGACGGACAGGAACCAGGTAATCGTTGGGCTTATTCGCCCGCTCGCTCGAGGAACTGTAATGGTCGCCTTCGACACCATCATGGGGATATTCTGGCTCGTCTGCGGCATTATTGTCCTGATTCCCGCCTACATGATTGCCTTCGGTGGCCGGCCGGACCTGCACGTTCACTACGACGATAGCGTCGACCCGGCGTACGTCTCCAGGCGTGCAGGTACGACGGCACTGCTCATGGGTATTAGCATGATTGTCTACGCACTCTACCAACTCGTCGTTGGATATCAACCCCTGGCTCTCGGAGCCTTGCTCGTCAGTCTGCTTGTCCTGAGCACGCTCACAAAACGGTTTGCGAAAGGATGGGGCTGGAACGGTGATCGCGATTCCACGCTCGAGTGACGAACCAGGGCGTGACCCACTCCCGTTCTACTACCGCGTCGCGAGCCTCGAGCGGTGTAGTAGCCAGTGAGGGCCAGTGCACACCCGTAGACGACGTCCCGGGAGTGTATCAACCGTTTCCTTCGCTCTTTCCGGCATCCGCGGCGGCCCACAGCGGATACAGGTCGTCTTCGACAGGCTCCGTGAATCGTTCTCCGTCCACCTCGAGTGCCGGTACATCTCCATCACACGCGCTCACGGTACCGATCGCTGCGGCTTCGATTCCGGCGTCGGCGAGGGCCTCGAGACAGGCGTCGACGCTATCGACGGGAACGGTTGCCAGCAGTGCACCCGACCCAAAGATGCGTAACGGGTCCACGCCTGCT comes from the Natronosalvus amylolyticus genome and includes:
- a CDS encoding HalOD1 output domain-containing protein, whose protein sequence is MGTGEDPIGSAFHTDPSLVIVEHIAQKEGVDVADLCPPEYPPLHTAVDPQALDTLLAGDSDKLLHEQPITVRFQYCGYEITVSNDGELIIEPQ
- a CDS encoding SRPBCC family protein — protein: MATYERETRIDAPLDDVWQFHSTSAGLERLTPDWMGLRVESVMGPDGDSDPEILEAGSELSLSIRPFGVGPRQYWTSVITERVEKPGRAYFVDEMVHGPFKTWVHTHSFFADGSETVLRDHVEYELPVGGFTDPLSPFSELGFEGMFRDRHARTREALESTSTLEPPAAPE
- a CDS encoding DnaJ domain-containing protein, producing the protein MESHYETLGLSPDASRSEIRRAYRVLLKRHHPDQGGSRERFLRIKRAYEALTGEQAPEADGGAVPQSATAQTYDPSARIDGVGPELTVRGDLLSLSLVGLVQDVPLADLLDGRARIGTRRPVAFFSVHNTAPRAVEWRGRAATSFVGTDGFLYQGSNMLRPHAQKLPPTWSGTDLELQPDRAVNTLVVAQELPDDVEVAKVIYAQSSTDDDGNTQTERYLFDVRPRARETLDELPADFD
- a CDS encoding DMT family transporter, which translates into the protein MSDVFRQADLEVTPTVALAFAVFAASTSAILVRWSAAPSSIAALYRVLFTTLLVAPVAFVRYRHEFARLSARDLGLAAIAGIALAIHFAAWFESLNYTSVAASVTLVQTQPLFVAIGAWLVLDERIGRTTVAGLLVAFAGATAMSFGGAGDAPVADATWYGNALAVLGAVTVAGYVLAGRSIRQRVSLFPYVTVVYTACTITLLALVGVQGHEYLAYPPREWLLFLAMAVGPGVFGHTVVNWTLKYLESVVVSVAWLGEPVGSTILAFVLLTEVPDLITVAGGIVVLAGIYWTTIKRASNPDGLE
- the lrpA1 gene encoding HTH-type transcriptional regulator LrpA1, with translation MSTRPTEDRILEVLEDDAQASYAEIAARADVSKPTVRKYINQLEEDGVIVGYSADVDPKKLSSQTIALVGIDVASERYVEATRALKALEEVEALYSSSGDHMLMAEVRAADGDELGDIIATHILEIDGVTAAHPSFLQERLK